In Vibrio lentus, a single genomic region encodes these proteins:
- a CDS encoding class II fumarate hydratase, with protein MTLQFRIEKDSMGEVKVPADALYQAQTQRAADNFAFSSHKMPTSFIQALALIKLAAADTNAQLGLLEGDIANAIAEASQEIIDGKHLEQFPIDVYQTGSGTSSNMNANEVIATLASRSLQGDVNPNDHVNMGQSSNDVVPTAIQVSVALMAENKLLPALTHLSAALTVKQHELAEVVKTGRTHLMDAMPITFAQELGGWKFQIEHAKQAIESSLPAVKALAQGGTAVGTGINADPRFADKFASNLSQSTKINFTSSENFFFNLSSQDAIVALSGQLKTAAVAIMKISNDLRWMNSGPLAGLGEIELQALQPGSSIMPGKVNPVIPEAAAMAAAQVIGNDTTITIAGQSGNFQLNVMLPVIAHNVLESIELLANSSVALADKAIATFTVRQDNLDLALSKNPILVTALNPVIGYLKAADIAKKAYKEGLPILDVAERETDLSREELSKLLDPTTLTQGGIAG; from the coding sequence ATGACCCTACAATTTCGGATAGAAAAAGACAGCATGGGCGAAGTGAAAGTTCCTGCCGATGCGCTATACCAAGCACAAACTCAACGTGCCGCGGATAACTTCGCGTTTAGTTCACACAAGATGCCAACCAGCTTCATTCAAGCACTGGCGTTAATTAAGCTGGCCGCCGCCGATACTAATGCTCAGCTAGGTTTACTGGAAGGTGATATTGCCAACGCGATAGCCGAAGCCAGCCAAGAGATCATCGATGGTAAACACCTCGAGCAATTCCCTATTGATGTCTATCAGACGGGCTCTGGTACTAGCTCTAACATGAATGCTAACGAAGTAATTGCGACACTCGCTTCGAGAAGTCTGCAAGGAGACGTGAACCCGAATGATCACGTAAACATGGGGCAAAGCAGTAACGATGTCGTGCCAACAGCAATCCAAGTCAGTGTCGCTTTGATGGCAGAAAATAAGTTGCTGCCTGCACTTACCCACCTTTCTGCGGCGCTTACCGTAAAACAGCATGAACTTGCTGAGGTAGTCAAAACCGGCCGTACCCATCTAATGGATGCAATGCCGATTACCTTTGCCCAAGAGCTTGGTGGTTGGAAATTTCAGATTGAACATGCCAAGCAAGCGATAGAAAGCAGCTTGCCAGCAGTCAAGGCGCTTGCTCAAGGTGGTACAGCGGTAGGCACAGGGATCAATGCCGACCCACGCTTTGCCGATAAGTTTGCAAGTAACCTGTCTCAATCGACAAAGATCAATTTTACCTCGAGTGAAAACTTCTTTTTTAACCTCAGCAGCCAAGACGCGATCGTTGCGCTGTCAGGTCAGCTTAAAACTGCAGCAGTTGCGATCATGAAGATCTCAAACGATCTTCGTTGGATGAATTCAGGCCCGTTAGCTGGCTTAGGGGAAATTGAGTTGCAGGCTCTGCAGCCGGGCTCGTCTATCATGCCTGGCAAGGTCAACCCTGTAATTCCAGAAGCAGCTGCCATGGCAGCTGCGCAAGTGATTGGTAATGACACCACCATTACGATTGCAGGCCAATCGGGTAACTTCCAATTAAATGTGATGCTGCCGGTTATTGCTCATAACGTTCTAGAAAGTATAGAGTTGTTAGCCAACAGCTCAGTCGCACTGGCTGATAAAGCGATTGCTACCTTCACCGTGCGCCAAGACAATCTCGATTTAGCGCTTTCAAAGAATCCAATTCTGGTGACCGCACTTAACCCTGTGATTGGCTACCTAAAAGCGGCTGATATTGCCAAGAAAGCTTATAAAGAAGGCTTACCGATTCTAGATGTTGCCGAACGAGAAACTGATCTCAGCCGAGAAGAACTTAGCAAGCTGCTTGACCCAACCACACTGACGCAGGGTGGAATCGCAGGTTAG